Proteins from a single region of Chryseomicrobium sp. FSL W7-1435:
- the lepA gene encoding translation elongation factor 4: protein MNNEERLNRQSRIRNFSIIAHIDHGKSTLADRILEKTQTVSSREMKSQLLDSMDLERERGITIKLNAVQLLYKAKDGETYTFHLIDTPGHVDFTYEVSRSLAACEGAILVVDAAQGIEAQTLANVYLALDNDLEILPVINKIDLPAADPERVRAEVEEVIGLDASEAVLASAKAGIGIEEILEQIVEKVPAPTGDPEAPLKALIFDSLFDPYRGVICYVRIVQGKVSPGDRLKMMASGKEFDVVETGVFTPKATQRAELSVGDVGFITASMKDVGDSAVGDTITLANNPASEALPGYRKMNPMVFCGLYPIDNSRYNDLRDALEKLQLNDAALEFEPESSQALGFGYRCGFLGLLHMEIIQERIEREFKIDLITTAPSVIYNVNMTNGDVIRVDNPSMMPDPQKINKMEEPYVKASIMVPEDYVGAVMELCQRKRGNFLTMDYLSSARVNILYEIPLSEIVYDFFDSLKSSTKGYASFDYELIGYRESKLQKMDILLNGEKVDALSFIVHSDFAYERGKLIVEKLKSLIPRQQFEVPVQAAVGQKIVARSTIKSMGKNVLAKCYGGDISRKRKLLDKQKEGKKRMKQVGSVEVPQEAFMAVLKMDEDQKK from the coding sequence ATGAATAACGAAGAACGATTAAATAGACAGAGCAGGATTCGGAACTTTTCCATCATCGCCCATATTGATCACGGAAAATCGACGCTTGCTGACCGTATTTTAGAAAAAACACAGACTGTTAGCAGTCGAGAGATGAAGAGCCAGCTTTTAGATTCGATGGATCTTGAACGCGAGCGAGGCATCACAATCAAATTAAACGCTGTGCAATTGCTATACAAAGCAAAAGACGGCGAGACGTATACGTTTCACTTAATTGACACGCCAGGGCATGTCGATTTCACGTATGAAGTATCACGTAGTCTAGCAGCATGTGAAGGCGCTATTTTAGTAGTCGATGCAGCACAAGGAATCGAAGCGCAAACACTTGCCAACGTCTATTTGGCCTTAGACAATGACTTAGAAATTTTGCCAGTTATCAATAAAATTGATTTACCAGCTGCTGACCCTGAGCGCGTACGTGCCGAAGTTGAAGAAGTAATAGGTCTTGATGCTTCTGAAGCAGTACTTGCTTCTGCAAAAGCTGGGATTGGTATTGAAGAAATTTTAGAACAAATCGTTGAAAAAGTGCCAGCTCCTACTGGAGATCCAGAAGCACCATTAAAAGCATTGATTTTTGACTCTTTATTTGATCCTTATCGTGGCGTAATTTGTTACGTGCGTATTGTACAAGGTAAAGTAAGCCCAGGAGATCGCTTGAAAATGATGGCTTCGGGCAAAGAATTTGATGTTGTTGAAACAGGTGTATTCACACCTAAAGCTACTCAACGTGCCGAGCTATCAGTTGGGGATGTTGGATTTATAACTGCATCTATGAAAGACGTTGGAGATTCTGCAGTGGGGGATACAATCACACTGGCGAACAATCCTGCATCAGAAGCACTGCCTGGCTATCGTAAAATGAACCCAATGGTTTTCTGTGGTTTATACCCGATTGATAATTCAAGATACAACGACTTACGTGATGCGCTTGAAAAATTACAGTTAAACGATGCAGCTCTTGAATTTGAACCAGAAAGCTCACAAGCCCTAGGATTTGGGTATCGCTGTGGTTTCTTAGGCTTACTGCACATGGAAATTATTCAAGAACGTATTGAACGTGAATTTAAAATTGATTTAATCACAACGGCACCGAGTGTAATTTACAATGTCAACATGACAAATGGTGACGTGATTCGTGTAGATAACCCATCTATGATGCCTGATCCGCAAAAAATCAACAAAATGGAAGAGCCTTACGTGAAAGCATCTATCATGGTTCCAGAAGATTATGTAGGTGCTGTTATGGAATTATGTCAACGCAAACGCGGAAACTTCTTAACGATGGATTATTTATCTTCCGCTCGTGTAAACATTCTTTATGAGATTCCTTTATCTGAAATAGTTTACGATTTCTTTGACTCCTTGAAATCTAGTACAAAAGGGTATGCATCTTTTGACTATGAATTGATTGGCTATAGAGAATCAAAACTTCAAAAAATGGATATCTTACTAAATGGTGAAAAAGTCGATGCATTGAGTTTCATCGTTCACAGTGATTTTGCATACGAACGTGGGAAACTGATTGTAGAGAAATTAAAAAGTTTGATTCCTCGTCAACAGTTTGAGGTTCCCGTTCAAGCAGCAGTCGGACAAAAAATTGTCGCTCGTTCTACCATCAAATCGATGGGGAAAAATGTTCTTGCTAAATGTTACGGTGGGGATATTTCTCGAAAACGTAAATTACTAGATAAGCAAAAAGAAGGTAAGAAACGTATGAAACAGGTCGGTTCCGTAGAAGTTCCTCAAGAGGCATTTATGGCTGTATTGAAAATGGACGAAGATCAGAAAAAATAA
- the hemW gene encoding radical SAM family heme chaperone HemW, with the protein MIQGIYIHIPFCHQICSYCDFNKFYFHNQPVDEYLQRLDKEMELWSRKTDLSEVHTVFLGGGTPTSLSLRQLSRLFDSIATHFPMHQIKEFTSEANPDELTYDKMELMAARGVNRFSIGVQTFDAKLLKVLGRTHSTHHVERVIQHANDLNFPSISMDLMYGLPGQTMKQWEHSLNEAFAMPITHISAYSLLVEPKTIFYNLMAKGKLKLPTQDLEADMYDVLLTQTAKAGFEQYEISNFAKNNLFSEHNSIYWRNEEYLGLGAGAHGYVDGVRYSNHGPLKKYMTALETGTLPIIHQTEVTKKEAMEEQMFLGLRMNQGVNLKKFQQRFSEDLEVLYQQKITPHVEKGFLELTPDAIRLTRKGRFIGNEVFQDFLLD; encoded by the coding sequence ATGATTCAAGGTATTTATATTCACATCCCATTCTGCCACCAGATTTGTAGCTATTGCGACTTCAATAAATTTTATTTTCATAACCAACCGGTTGATGAGTATCTTCAGAGACTCGATAAAGAAATGGAGCTGTGGTCCCGTAAAACGGATTTATCTGAAGTGCACACGGTATTTTTAGGGGGAGGCACACCAACCTCATTAAGCCTGCGTCAATTGAGTCGCTTATTCGATTCAATTGCAACCCATTTTCCTATGCACCAGATCAAAGAATTTACTTCTGAGGCCAATCCCGATGAATTAACGTATGACAAAATGGAGTTAATGGCAGCACGTGGTGTTAATCGCTTTAGTATTGGTGTCCAAACATTCGATGCAAAACTATTAAAAGTGTTAGGCCGCACCCATTCTACTCATCATGTAGAGCGAGTCATCCAACATGCCAATGATTTAAATTTCCCATCTATCAGTATGGATCTCATGTACGGGTTACCAGGGCAGACAATGAAGCAGTGGGAACATTCTTTAAATGAAGCATTCGCTATGCCGATCACACATATTTCAGCCTACTCGTTATTAGTTGAACCTAAAACCATCTTTTATAATTTGATGGCAAAAGGAAAACTAAAATTACCGACGCAAGACTTAGAAGCCGACATGTATGATGTGTTATTAACGCAAACTGCTAAAGCAGGCTTTGAACAATACGAGATTAGTAATTTTGCTAAAAACAACTTGTTTTCAGAACATAACTCCATCTATTGGAGAAACGAAGAGTATCTTGGGCTTGGAGCTGGAGCGCACGGCTATGTTGATGGAGTGCGTTATTCCAATCACGGGCCGCTCAAAAAGTATATGACGGCGCTTGAGACAGGTACACTGCCTATTATTCATCAAACGGAAGTGACAAAAAAAGAAGCAATGGAAGAGCAAATGTTTTTAGGACTGCGCATGAACCAAGGCGTTAATCTAAAAAAATTCCAACAACGATTTAGTGAAGATTTAGAGGTTCTTTATCAGCAAAAAATCACACCACATGTGGAAAAAGGCTTTTTAGAACTAACGCCTGATGCAATTCGTTTAACGAGAAAAGGGCGTTTTATCGGCAATGAAGTGTTCCAAGATTTTTTACTCGATTAA
- the hrcA gene encoding heat-inducible transcriptional repressor HrcA, which translates to MLTDRQLLILQVTVDDFIQTAQPVGSRQLSKKEEMPYSPATIRNEMADLEDMGFLEKTHTSSGRVPSQKGYRYYVDNMLSPNQLSSSEIAKLQSVFAERRVESEQLIRQSAEILAELTNYTTILLGDDVQRHRVRKFSMVPLSSENAVAIIVTDNGHVQNKLVNIPVEVRMEELERMVEEINSHVVGSYLFELPTILQRVMQSLIHQSHSRLVEVFESLTAQVGSGSEQKVIYGGKMQLFNQPEFSDWQKARNLLEFMHQLEEHPRLIVPHSSGLSIRIGSENEMDSMEACSIITATYSFGEQQKGQIAIIGPTRMDYRRVISLLDYVTGDMSAELAKIFNSK; encoded by the coding sequence ATGTTAACGGATAGACAATTATTAATCTTGCAAGTTACTGTCGATGACTTTATCCAAACTGCTCAACCTGTAGGGTCTAGGCAGCTCTCTAAAAAAGAGGAGATGCCCTATAGTCCAGCAACGATCCGAAATGAAATGGCTGATTTAGAAGACATGGGCTTTTTAGAAAAAACCCATACTTCTTCAGGTCGTGTGCCCTCTCAAAAAGGCTATCGGTACTATGTAGACAACATGCTGTCTCCTAACCAACTCTCTTCAAGTGAAATTGCAAAATTGCAGTCCGTCTTTGCAGAACGGCGCGTTGAATCGGAACAACTGATTCGACAGTCCGCTGAAATTCTAGCAGAACTGACCAATTACACGACAATTTTACTTGGAGATGATGTGCAGCGTCATCGTGTGCGCAAATTCTCGATGGTACCACTTTCCTCCGAGAATGCTGTGGCTATCATTGTCACTGACAACGGCCACGTGCAAAACAAGTTGGTCAATATTCCTGTTGAAGTACGAATGGAAGAATTGGAACGCATGGTGGAAGAAATCAATTCACATGTCGTCGGATCCTATTTGTTCGAACTACCTACTATCTTGCAGCGTGTCATGCAAAGCTTGATTCACCAATCCCACTCTCGTTTAGTGGAAGTGTTTGAATCTTTGACTGCTCAGGTTGGAAGTGGTTCAGAACAAAAGGTCATCTATGGCGGGAAGATGCAGCTATTTAACCAGCCTGAATTCAGTGACTGGCAAAAAGCGCGTAATTTACTTGAATTTATGCACCAGCTTGAAGAACATCCTCGGCTGATTGTGCCTCACTCAAGTGGGTTATCAATTCGCATTGGTTCTGAGAACGAGATGGATTCAATGGAAGCTTGCAGTATAATCACTGCAACGTATTCTTTTGGAGAACAACAAAAAGGCCAGATCGCTATTATTGGACCGACACGAATGGATTATCGTCGGGTCATCTCGTTACTTGATTATGTAACCGGTGATATGTCTGCTGAGCTGGCAAAGATTTTCAATTCCAAATAG
- the grpE gene encoding nucleotide exchange factor GrpE, whose product MMTEENKQTVEQHDEDSKVVYTEATAVEVDQQQETAPEQLSELELVQAKLDEQENSYLRLRADFDNYRRRVQKDTEAASKFRAQSLVTDLLPVLDNFERAIDTNPQTEEAQTLLKGVEMVYRSLKTALDSEGVREIAPDGDTFDPNFHQAVIQEASEEHASGTVIQTLQKGYQLKDRVIRPAMVKVSE is encoded by the coding sequence ATGATGACTGAAGAAAACAAACAAACTGTAGAACAACATGATGAAGATTCAAAAGTAGTATACACTGAAGCCACTGCTGTTGAGGTGGACCAACAACAAGAAACTGCTCCGGAACAATTATCAGAGCTTGAACTAGTGCAAGCTAAATTAGATGAGCAGGAGAACAGCTATTTGCGCCTCCGTGCTGATTTTGATAATTACCGCCGTCGCGTTCAAAAAGATACAGAAGCTGCTTCAAAATTCCGCGCACAATCTCTGGTGACAGATTTATTACCTGTCTTAGACAACTTTGAGCGCGCCATTGATACGAATCCTCAAACTGAAGAAGCGCAAACCTTGTTAAAAGGTGTAGAGATGGTTTACCGCAGTTTGAAAACAGCTTTAGATTCAGAAGGCGTTCGCGAAATAGCGCCTGATGGAGATACATTTGATCCTAACTTCCATCAAGCTGTCATACAAGAAGCTTCTGAAGAACATGCTTCTGGCACGGTGATTCAAACCCTTCAAAAAGGGTATCAATTGAAAGATCGTGTGATTCGACCAGCGATGGTGAAAGTCAGCGAATAA
- the dnaK gene encoding molecular chaperone DnaK, translating into MSKIIGIDLGTTNSCVAVLEGGEPKVIPNPEGNRTTPSVVAFKNGERQVGEVAKRQSITNPHTIASVKRLMGTSETVSAEDKEYTPQEVSAMILQYLKSYAEEYLGEKVERAVITVPAYFNDAERQATKDAGKIAGLEVERIINEPTAAALAYGLDKMDKDEKILVYDLGGGTFDVSILELGDGVFEVLATAGDNRLGGDDFDQLIIDFLVAEFKKDNGVDLSKDKMAMQRLKDAAEKAKKDLSGVTSTQISLPFITAGEAGPLHLEVTLSRAKFEDMSAGLVERTMEPTRQAMRDAGLAANQIDKVILVGGSTRIPAVQEAIKKETGQEPHRGVNPDEVVAMGAAVQGGVLTGDVKDVVLLDVTPLSLGIETMGGVFTKLIERNTTIPTSKSQTFSTAADNQPAVDIHVLQGERPMSADNKTLGRFQLSDIPPAPRGIPQIEVTFDIDKNGIVSVKAKDLGTQKEQTITIQSNTSLSDEEIERMVKEAEANAEADAKRKEEADLKNEADQLVFMTEKTLKDLEDKVSEEEKQEAETAKEELKAALEANDSDEIKAKRDALQEIVQKLTMKLYEQAAAEQQAAEGTPEDDGVVDADFEEVDDKKDK; encoded by the coding sequence ATGTCTAAAATTATCGGTATCGACTTAGGAACAACAAACTCATGTGTGGCAGTACTTGAAGGGGGAGAACCAAAAGTAATCCCAAATCCAGAAGGAAACCGCACAACACCATCTGTAGTCGCTTTTAAAAATGGCGAGCGTCAAGTTGGGGAAGTAGCGAAGCGTCAATCAATCACAAACCCACATACAATTGCTTCTGTAAAACGTTTAATGGGTACTTCTGAAACTGTTTCAGCAGAAGATAAAGAGTACACGCCACAAGAAGTATCGGCAATGATCTTACAATACTTAAAATCTTATGCAGAAGAATATTTAGGTGAAAAAGTAGAGAGAGCTGTTATCACAGTACCTGCTTATTTCAACGATGCAGAACGTCAAGCTACTAAAGATGCTGGTAAAATCGCAGGTCTTGAAGTAGAGCGTATCATCAACGAACCAACAGCTGCAGCTTTAGCTTACGGTCTTGATAAAATGGACAAGGATGAGAAAATTTTAGTGTATGACCTTGGTGGTGGTACATTTGACGTATCGATCCTTGAATTAGGTGACGGCGTATTTGAAGTATTAGCAACGGCTGGAGACAACCGTCTAGGCGGAGATGATTTCGATCAATTAATCATTGATTTCTTAGTGGCTGAATTCAAAAAAGACAACGGTGTAGACTTATCTAAAGACAAAATGGCTATGCAACGTCTAAAAGATGCAGCTGAAAAAGCGAAAAAAGATTTATCTGGCGTAACGTCAACTCAAATCTCATTACCATTCATTACAGCTGGAGAAGCTGGACCACTTCACCTTGAAGTGACACTATCTCGCGCGAAGTTCGAAGATATGAGTGCTGGTCTTGTTGAACGTACAATGGAACCAACTCGTCAAGCAATGCGTGACGCAGGTTTAGCGGCAAACCAAATCGATAAAGTCATTTTAGTCGGTGGATCTACTCGTATCCCAGCTGTACAAGAAGCAATCAAAAAAGAAACAGGTCAAGAACCACACCGCGGTGTAAACCCTGATGAAGTTGTTGCTATGGGTGCAGCAGTGCAAGGTGGCGTTTTAACTGGAGATGTAAAAGACGTTGTTTTATTAGACGTAACTCCACTTTCACTTGGTATTGAAACAATGGGTGGCGTATTCACAAAATTAATTGAGCGCAATACAACAATCCCAACCTCAAAATCACAAACTTTCTCAACAGCGGCTGACAATCAACCAGCTGTAGACATTCATGTTCTTCAAGGAGAACGCCCAATGTCAGCAGATAATAAAACACTTGGTCGTTTCCAACTTTCGGACATTCCACCAGCACCACGTGGTATTCCACAAATCGAAGTAACATTCGATATCGATAAAAACGGAATCGTAAGTGTTAAAGCGAAAGACCTTGGTACACAAAAAGAACAAACAATCACGATCCAATCGAATACTTCTCTATCAGATGAAGAAATCGAGCGTATGGTAAAAGAAGCAGAAGCTAACGCTGAAGCAGATGCAAAACGTAAAGAAGAAGCGGATTTGAAAAATGAAGCGGATCAATTAGTCTTTATGACAGAAAAAACGTTAAAAGATTTAGAAGACAAAGTTTCTGAAGAAGAAAAACAAGAAGCTGAAACTGCTAAAGAAGAATTGAAAGCTGCTCTTGAAGCGAACGATTCAGATGAAATCAAAGCTAAGCGTGACGCTCTTCAAGAAATCGTTCAAAAGTTAACGATGAAATTATATGAGCAAGCAGCTGCTGAGCAACAAGCGGCAGAAGGCACTCCAGAAGATGACGGCGTTGTCGATGCAGATTTCGAAGAAGTAGACGATAAAAAAGACAAGTAA
- the dnaJ gene encoding molecular chaperone DnaJ yields MEKRDYYEVLGVSKTASQDEIKKAYRKLSKQFHPDINKEAGADGKFKEISEAYETLSDQEKRANYDQFGHAGPQGFGGGFSGGDGFGFEDIFSSFFGGGGGNRRRDPNAPRKGNDLQYSMTIEFEEAVFGKEKEIEISKDEICDTCDGSGAKAGSTPIKCTTCQGHGQVNITQDTPFGRVQTKRTCPVCEGTGKEIKEKCPTCSGKGRVTKRKKIKVTIPAGVDDGQQLRVSGQGEPGVNGGPAGDLYVVFRVKSDARFERDGDDIYYSLPLTFAQAALGDEVEIPTVQGKVKLKIPSGTQSATKFRLKGKGVKNVHGYGVGDQHVIVKVMTPKKLTEKQKQLLREFAEISGDIPEEQGSSLFDKIRNKIKGE; encoded by the coding sequence ATGGAGAAACGAGATTATTACGAGGTGCTAGGCGTTTCGAAAACCGCCTCGCAAGATGAAATTAAAAAAGCGTATCGCAAACTATCAAAACAATTCCATCCAGATATCAATAAAGAAGCTGGAGCAGACGGTAAATTCAAAGAGATTTCTGAGGCTTATGAAACGCTCAGCGACCAAGAAAAACGCGCAAACTATGATCAATTTGGTCATGCAGGTCCTCAAGGATTTGGTGGCGGATTCTCAGGTGGCGACGGTTTTGGCTTTGAAGACATCTTCAGTTCGTTCTTTGGCGGAGGCGGTGGGAATCGCAGACGTGATCCAAACGCTCCACGTAAAGGGAATGACTTGCAGTATTCAATGACGATCGAATTCGAAGAAGCTGTATTCGGTAAAGAAAAAGAAATCGAAATTTCTAAAGATGAGATATGTGATACATGTGATGGCAGTGGTGCCAAAGCGGGTTCTACACCAATCAAATGTACAACTTGTCAAGGTCATGGACAAGTGAACATCACGCAAGATACACCATTCGGACGCGTTCAAACGAAGCGCACATGTCCTGTCTGTGAAGGTACTGGTAAAGAAATTAAAGAAAAGTGCCCAACTTGTTCAGGTAAAGGCAGAGTGACTAAACGTAAAAAAATCAAAGTTACGATTCCAGCTGGTGTAGATGATGGTCAACAATTACGTGTTTCTGGTCAAGGTGAGCCGGGAGTCAACGGCGGTCCAGCAGGAGATTTATATGTAGTGTTCCGCGTGAAGTCAGATGCTCGTTTTGAGCGAGATGGGGACGATATCTACTATTCATTACCTTTAACATTTGCACAAGCAGCACTTGGTGATGAAGTGGAAATACCGACTGTCCAAGGAAAAGTGAAGTTGAAGATTCCTTCCGGAACACAATCAGCTACTAAGTTCCGTTTAAAAGGTAAAGGTGTAAAAAATGTGCACGGTTATGGTGTTGGTGATCAACACGTCATCGTAAAAGTAATGACACCAAAAAAACTTACCGAGAAACAAAAACAATTACTGCGTGAATTTGCAGAAATAAGTGGTGATATTCCTGAAGAACAAGGAAGTTCCCTTTTTGACAAGATTCGAAATAAAATCAAAGGTGAATAA
- the prmA gene encoding 50S ribosomal protein L11 methyltransferase, with the protein MKWMELSVITTNEAVEPISNILHEAGASGVVIEDSQELDKEREDQFGEMYELNPLDFPTTGVRVKAYLSATSFIYETVEEIKLAIANLRTFDISIGEGTVTLHEVDEEDWATAWKQYYHPVKISNRFTIVPTWEEYTPVQSDELIIELDPGMAFGTGTHPTTVLCLQALEKHVQPGDSVIDVGTGSGVLAIGAALLGAQHVHALDLDEVAVRAATENVELNNVQHTVRTVHGNLLDSVESQADVVVANILADIILSFTADAYQMVKPGGVYITSGIIGARKDDVKQGLQAAGFTIEEVMMMEDWVAISARKQ; encoded by the coding sequence GTGAAATGGATGGAATTGTCGGTCATCACAACCAATGAGGCAGTAGAACCGATCAGCAATATTTTACACGAAGCTGGGGCAAGTGGCGTCGTCATCGAAGATTCTCAGGAACTGGACAAAGAACGTGAGGACCAGTTTGGAGAGATGTACGAATTGAACCCACTGGACTTTCCAACGACAGGCGTTCGTGTGAAAGCCTATCTATCAGCGACAAGTTTTATTTATGAAACAGTTGAAGAAATTAAGCTTGCGATTGCAAACCTCCGCACTTTTGATATTTCTATTGGAGAGGGTACTGTCACTTTGCATGAAGTCGATGAAGAAGACTGGGCTACAGCATGGAAACAGTATTATCATCCAGTAAAAATTTCAAACCGTTTTACAATTGTCCCTACGTGGGAAGAGTATACACCGGTTCAATCAGATGAATTGATCATTGAGTTAGATCCTGGGATGGCATTTGGTACGGGTACTCACCCGACAACAGTGTTGTGTTTGCAGGCACTTGAAAAGCATGTGCAACCAGGAGACTCCGTGATTGACGTGGGAACTGGCTCTGGCGTATTGGCTATCGGCGCAGCATTATTAGGTGCTCAACATGTCCATGCACTGGATTTAGATGAAGTCGCGGTTAGAGCAGCTACTGAAAACGTCGAATTGAATAATGTGCAACACACAGTCCGAACTGTGCATGGCAATTTACTAGACTCTGTCGAATCTCAAGCAGATGTGGTAGTGGCGAATATTCTTGCAGATATTATTTTGTCATTCACTGCAGATGCTTACCAAATGGTAAAACCAGGTGGTGTGTATATTACGTCGGGAATTATAGGAGCTCGTAAAGATGATGTGAAGCAGGGTCTTCAAGCAGCCGGTTTTACAATCGAAGAAGTGATGATGATGGAAGACTGGGTTGCGATTAGTGCTCGTAAACAGTAG
- a CDS encoding 16S rRNA (uracil(1498)-N(3))-methyltransferase — MQRYFVEVVNFPHATITGEDARHIQRVMRMKEKQQLIVVSQQQAYSAEITQLDEQSVEVLIGEKLERSVELPVHVTIACGLPKGDKLDLVIQKATELGMAGFIPFEAERSIVKWEPKKWAKKQERFEKIAKEAAEQSHRTVIPTIADIHTLKNLVEKAKGFDTILICDEEEAKKSDRIRFADHIKNVYHNKTILVVFGPEGGLTRSEVEHLVEIGGKAVTLGPRILRAETAPLYALAAISYEFE, encoded by the coding sequence ATGCAACGATATTTTGTAGAGGTTGTGAATTTTCCTCATGCCACTATCACGGGTGAAGATGCTCGTCATATCCAACGAGTCATGCGTATGAAGGAGAAGCAACAGCTGATTGTAGTCTCCCAGCAACAAGCGTATAGTGCCGAAATCACTCAATTAGATGAACAATCTGTTGAAGTGTTGATAGGGGAAAAACTCGAGAGGTCCGTTGAGCTTCCCGTTCATGTCACGATTGCATGTGGCCTTCCAAAAGGGGACAAATTAGACCTAGTCATTCAAAAAGCGACAGAGCTTGGAATGGCTGGGTTTATTCCTTTTGAAGCAGAGCGTTCAATTGTGAAATGGGAGCCTAAAAAATGGGCAAAAAAGCAAGAACGGTTTGAAAAAATAGCAAAAGAAGCAGCAGAACAAAGTCACCGCACCGTGATTCCCACCATCGCAGATATACATACATTAAAGAACTTAGTTGAAAAAGCTAAAGGCTTCGACACAATTCTGATCTGTGATGAAGAAGAAGCGAAGAAAAGCGACCGGATTCGCTTTGCAGACCATATTAAAAACGTGTATCATAATAAAACAATACTAGTAGTTTTTGGTCCTGAAGGTGGTTTGACACGTTCGGAAGTAGAGCACTTAGTTGAGATAGGGGGCAAGGCTGTCACGCTCGGTCCTCGTATTTTACGAGCAGAAACAGCGCCGCTCTATGCTCTTGCTGCAATTTCCTATGAATTTGAATGA
- the mtaB gene encoding tRNA (N(6)-L-threonylcarbamoyladenosine(37)-C(2))-methylthiotransferase MtaB — MASVAFHTLGCKVNHYETEAIWQLFKEQNYERTEFEKKSDVYVINTCTVTNTGDKKSRQVIRRAIRQNPDAVICVTGCYAQTSPGEIMAIPGVDIVVGTQDRRKMLDYIEQYKVERQPINAVGNIMKNRVYEELDVPNFTDRTRASLKIQEGCNNFCTFCIIPWARGLMRSRDPQEVVHQAQQLVAAGYKEIVLTGIHTGGYGEDLKDYNLAQLLRDLETQVPGLKRLRISSIEASQLTDEVIEVLKQSSIVVRHLHIPIQSGSDTVLKRMRRKYTMAFFADRLVQLRKALPDLAITSDVIVGFPGETEQEFMETYEFIRTHRFSELHVFPYSKRTGTPAARMDDQVDEEIKNDRVHRLITLNDQLAKEYASSYENEVLEIIPEERYQVDGPGDFVVGYTDNYLKVIIPGTEELIGQLVKVKVTKAGYPYNDGQFVRVLEDNFVTV, encoded by the coding sequence ATGGCTTCAGTAGCTTTCCATACCCTTGGTTGTAAAGTAAACCACTATGAAACCGAAGCGATTTGGCAACTGTTTAAAGAGCAAAATTATGAGCGTACTGAATTTGAAAAGAAATCAGATGTCTACGTGATTAATACATGCACAGTGACAAATACCGGAGATAAAAAAAGTCGCCAAGTCATCCGTCGCGCTATTCGTCAAAATCCTGATGCGGTTATTTGTGTCACGGGTTGCTATGCGCAGACATCACCAGGTGAAATAATGGCAATTCCAGGCGTTGACATAGTAGTAGGTACTCAAGATAGACGCAAAATGCTCGACTACATTGAACAATACAAAGTAGAGCGTCAGCCGATAAATGCAGTAGGCAATATTATGAAAAATAGAGTGTATGAAGAGTTGGATGTGCCGAACTTTACAGATCGCACACGAGCGTCTTTAAAAATTCAAGAAGGCTGCAACAACTTCTGCACATTTTGTATTATCCCGTGGGCTCGAGGCTTGATGCGTTCACGAGACCCTCAAGAAGTTGTTCATCAAGCGCAGCAATTGGTGGCTGCTGGCTATAAGGAAATTGTATTGACGGGTATTCATACAGGAGGCTATGGGGAAGATTTGAAAGACTACAATCTCGCTCAACTTCTTCGTGATTTGGAAACTCAAGTGCCAGGACTTAAACGTCTGCGCATCAGTTCAATTGAAGCCAGCCAGCTGACAGATGAAGTGATTGAAGTTCTAAAACAATCCTCAATCGTCGTCCGTCATCTTCATATACCTATCCAGTCAGGATCAGATACAGTGCTCAAACGTATGCGTCGTAAATACACGATGGCTTTCTTTGCGGATCGTCTTGTGCAACTTCGTAAAGCGTTACCAGATCTTGCAATTACGTCGGATGTAATTGTAGGGTTTCCTGGGGAAACTGAGCAAGAGTTCATGGAAACTTATGAGTTTATCCGAACACATCGTTTCTCAGAGCTTCACGTATTCCCTTATTCGAAACGAACTGGGACACCAGCAGCTCGTATGGATGACCAGGTCGATGAGGAAATTAAGAACGACCGTGTACATCGTCTCATCACATTGAACGATCAGCTAGCAAAAGAGTATGCTTCAAGCTATGAAAACGAAGTGCTTGAAATCATTCCCGAGGAACGCTATCAAGTTGATGGACCAGGTGATTTTGTCGTAGGTTATACTGATAACTATTTAAAAGTTATCATTCCAGGTACAGAAGAATTAATCGGTCAATTGGTAAAAGTGAAAGTCACTAAAGCTGGATATCCCTATAATGATGGACAGTTTGTCCGTGTCTTGGAAGACAATTTCGTTACAGTTTAA